Genomic segment of Microcebus murinus isolate Inina chromosome 14, M.murinus_Inina_mat1.0, whole genome shotgun sequence:
TGAACGTTAAAATGGCCACTCTATtaataatggcttaaaataaataattgcttttgaaaaatgtatacaaaactAGTTAAACAGTGATTAAGGTGCTAGCCTCATCAATATGACAAgcaattaaaatctaaaaatattagtATTGGTTTTCTATAATCTGACTTAAGCTAAAAATGACTTCAATATTTACTCAAGACttcttgttttcataattttctccTCACTGactgatataaaaacaaaaacctcaaggCCTCACCTTGGTTTATTCACTGCTGGTTTTCTATCTGCTGAAACTAGACTATAAACTCTGTAAGAGCTGGGGCCaagtctgtcttgttcaccactgtatcccaTAGCACTCTGCACAGTGCCTGGGCAGATAGGAGGTGATCAACAAATATCTGAATAACTGAATCAGTGAAGAGGAGagtaaaataactttattgatttatttttttgcaaatgttTCTCTGTTCATACTACTATAAACTGGCAGCTCTAACTTCTAGAAATATGGATTAAAAAACCCTAGAGATGGAAGGACCTGATGagactgacacacacacacacacacacactctaatcAAGACTGCATTAGCCAAAATTATGTTATGAACTATGAGATGTCAAcattatataagtaaaatttaatagTGAAAAAGTGATCTGGAAGCCCTGTGAATTTTCACCCTACACATTTTGGAGGACATCACATGGTTTAaggaaaacacaataaaatctCATTTGTTCGGGTaatcacttgaatgtttacacaCATTTTTGGTTTGTTATTCATTTATAACCAATTAGTTTACATTTCCTTATATTAACATATGCTCCTGTTTAGGAGCATATGTAATCAAATTATGCCAGTGAGAAAAATCCTCACAGTACCTTGAGTTGCTGATGCTAAGAAAACACTGAACATGAACAAAAGAGGCATTTGAATAAAACAgcatgtgcatttttttaatatttgcacaGTTTGATCTTTACATTTCTGTCTGGAGGAAACATGAACAAAATCCAGGTTTACCATGCTAAGATAATGGTTCAGATGGCTGCCATAAAAGTAGTACatacaaaacaatgaaaacaaatcacATCCTTAGGTTCCGTGATTACTGAGACGATTTCCCCTGCCCTAAGtgctttattatatttctttaaaaatataggagCAGCAGCTTATCACAAGTCTCCACAAGTGCATTAATGATGGAATCAAAACAAGACAACAGATTCATAAGGATGAGAAGACTAAAGAACAGGAAGTCACAGTTTTATGCTTCTTCTTGCTCTGGATAATTTAGAATTTTGCGGTGTGCCTGGCGTAAATATTGCTGTTGTTTGAAGTAAACTTTAAATGCTCCTTTTATGGCAACAAAAGCAATTCcaccctaaaataaaaaagaaaattagcttttTTATAATGCAGGTTAgagaaacataataataaaaggaattttaCTTAGATCACAAAAGACATAGGCTTTGGTGGTAAACTAATTCAGATGACGGCAAATGAAACAGTTTTCCTTTCCTACTAGGAggagagatagggagagaggTAGATACTACAGATAGCAGAGGACAGATAGAAATGGCTTCCCTGTTAGTCTATCTGAGTAATCTTCCTTCCACTTAGCTCTACGTCCATTCTAATACAGAAGGGAGAATGTTAGGGCACTATGTGCAGACTGCCACCACAGGAGAAAAGTGGGAATAATCACAGCAAACAACTTGAGTATTTACTATATACtaatatgtatttcatttaatcctcacaataaccctgagGTAGCTACCATTACCATCTCCATActagaggcacagagaagtccaGAAATTTGATTTAGTTGGTCGAATTTGAACCAGGTTGTCTGACCCTAGAGCAGAAGCTCTTCACCAAAATCCCACTGACAATACAGACGGATGTGACAATTCATGCATGTTCCAGAAGAGAAATCACCCACAGCTTTGTTCTAGAAGACCAGAACTGTTATGCTGGTCCCTCCCCTTTTTATTTTCACTCAAGCTATTGAATGACAGTGGGGATCAAATATAGGCTTAAGGCACAGAAGCCACAGACTGAATAGCTATACAGTCCTCcacctttttaaaacaaatacagttCCTTCTCTTTTGCATGTCACttgaaaaaagtaatattaaagCCATCTTACCAAGATTGTCCTTTGTAAATTAGAGTTAACACTACTGAACATCAATTTACCAACTATTGTTGCAATAGTAGGAAAGACAAGGGCTCCACACAAAATTCGGGTAGCAGAGACATGATCTGCTAAAGGATTAGCCTCAGCTGGAATTCGAGGAACAGGACAACCAATccctaaagaaaaaacaaagtgcaTTAGTGTTAATAAATAAGAAGAGTGAGAATATCttcaaacatttcttaaaaagcaTGTTATGGTTTTTCTACAAGATCAATCTGGCATGTACTTTACAACCACAATTCAGGGCCTTACCTGGAAATATACTATTCAAAATTTGTAGTTTATTTGAGTATTTGCGCCATAGTCTAAGCACGTAGTCCTCCCAGCGAATCATCTTGCCTAATATCAGCATGACAGGAATAGTAGGAAGtccaattaaaagaaataaaggatcaGCTCTTTCCATAACATCCAGACCTTCTTTATGGCCTACCACCTGTGAAACAGATAGCATTTGCTAGAATCATTTCCTTATCTAATGAAATGTTGCATGTTTGACCgcagttcatttttattttttatttttatttttatttttatttcttttctttttttaagggacCACATTTTCTGCTATcgcagttcatttttaaaaaatgttttcaaaatataggtgacaaacaaatatagaaattaaaaataagttgtaAAGCTGTCAGTTCTGATTTATTCTTAAGAAATGTCTCTCAGCGAAAAAGTAAAGTTCCCAagctttttatttgtcttttgagacagagtcttgctctgttgcccaggctagagtgccgtggcatcagcctagctcacagcaacctcaaactcctgggctcaagctatcttcctgactcagcctcctaagtagctggaactacagatgtgtgccaccatgcccagttaattttttctgtttttagtagagatggggtctcgctcttgttcaggttagtctcaaactcctgacggcaagcaatcctcccactttggcctctcagGTTGCTAGGATTAAtcacaggtgtgacccaccatgCCTAGCCCCCAAGATATTTCATATCATATTAGAATTAAAAACCGTTAAAAATGTCTGACCCCACTGGTTACATTTCAACAGAGTGGATGGAACCTCTAGTTGTCGCTTCCACTCCTCTTATTTGATGGGGTTAGTCTGGCCTGTGGGACTGGGATATTCTAGGTCCTATTTTTCTTCCAGGAAAACATCTGTTTTCCTGATCTTCCCTCTAGGattgcggtccccaaccccttgTCTGCAGTCCGTTAGTGCCGCAGGGCTCCACCATCACCgccactccccaccccatccatgggaaaaaattgtcttccatgaaacttaggaacggGTTGGGTGGGAATGGAGACTGTTgcaggaagtgagcagcaggccagcagagaaacttcatctgtatttacagtcactcctctggaaaaactgccttccatgaaactagtccctggtgccaaaaaggttggggactgatGATTTAGGAGATTAAGTATAGCCAGCAAAGGGGTAGGACTGGTCCTTCAAGAGATGGCCAGAAAGCTCACTTCTCTTTGGCTCTTTCTTCTTACTCATTGGTACATGAAATTGGGCATGAAGTCTCTGGCTGGCTAAGTGTCCTCTCTATGGACCTGTCTCTCCCAAAGTGTACTTCCAAGGTCTAGATTTGGGGGACTGCAGTAGAAGGTCCAGTTTTGGCATGGTTCTCAACCCAGGAACCCTAGGGTACCCTACTACAGGATAATCAAGCTAATACAATCCTTTCTCATCCCCATCT
This window contains:
- the MARCHF5 gene encoding E3 ubiquitin-protein ligase MARCHF5 gives rise to the protein MPDQALQQMLDRSCWVCFATDEDDRTAEWVRPCRCRGSTKWVHQACLQRWVDEKQRGNSTARVACPQCNAEYLIVFPKLGPVVYVLDLADRLISKACPFAAAGIMVGSIYWTAVTYGAVTVMQVVGHKEGLDVMERADPLFLLIGLPTIPVMLILGKMIRWEDYVLRLWRKYSNKLQILNSIFPGIGCPVPRIPAEANPLADHVSATRILCGALVFPTIATIVGKLMFSSVNSNLQRTILGGIAFVAIKGAFKVYFKQQQYLRQAHRKILNYPEQEEA